The genomic DNA CTTACGTTCTGCCGCAATTTTCGGCATGTAAGAGAACAACAAATCCAGAATTTTTTGCGATTCAACCGCTTGTCTTTGCTCTATCTCCGTCATACAATGTAAAATTTAGCTAAACTTAGCCGTTTTTCCAACTCCGCTTGGCCGAATCCCCCTAAATTTTTCTATCCTTGGGAAACCCTGGAGGAATAGGCTAATTGGTAAGTCAGCGGTCTTGAAAACCGCCGCCGTAAGGCTTGGGGGTTCGAGTCCCTCTTCCTCCGCTAAAAAAGACCCCGCAGGGGTCTTTTTTAATTATCATAAGTTCCACTCCATCCGGCAATCGGCCACATAATCCGCAGTCACCGAGGCCGGTTCGTCATAAATCAGCGTACAGACCTTGATCGGCAACGGGAAATCATGCCCAAAGGCCGCAATACACGCCGACGTCGTCGCACCCGTCGTAAAGACATCGTCCACCACGACAACCGTTCCCCGGACAGGCAACTCTTTGGGCAAAGCGCATTCGAAAGCATCCGACACGTTCCGCTCACGAGCCTCCTTCGAAAGTTTAGTCTGCGATACAACGAACGTCTTTCGCCTAAGCCAACGACACACCCGGCCGCCAACCACCACCGCAAGCGCAGATGCAATCTTTTCCGCCTGATTGTAGCCGCGTTCCCGAAGCCTCGCCCTATGAAGCGGAACAGGAACAAAATACAGTGGCTTGGGAAACATCGAAAGTTCCTCGCCAATAAAGCCCCCACGCACCGCCGATGAATGACGCACCAGGTAAGTCGCCATTCCGGGAATGCCCCCGTACTTGAGCGCATGCACCAGGCGTCGCGTCAGCGGACGCATCGGAAAGAGGCTGTAGGCATCTCCACCCGGCGACACCCCCGCCTTCGATTCACGTTCCAGTTCCTTTATGCAATCCGGACAAAGCCACGGATCAAGGCGTTCTGCGACACCCCCGCACCCCAGACACTCCGTCCCAAATACAAAACGCCCGACATTTTCGAACCAACGCATATAGACTCCTCGGGACACACCAACACGGCGAAGCGTCCCTCTTCTATATACGCTCTTTTCTGAAAAATTAGGAAAAATGTTTCTAGTAGCTGCACCGACAGTGCACTATCTTCTTCTCGCCTGATACCTTAGGCAAAGCAAAAATCCCACCAGAACCATGCACGTCAGCGCAAAGGAGCCACCGTACGAAAGGAACGGCAGGGGAAGTCCCGTCACGGGCATAAGCCCAATCGTCATCGCGATATTCACCACAATGTGGAACAGGAAAATCGTCGACGCCCCCATCACCATCAGGGTCACAAACGGATCGGACGACTGCTTGCAAATGGATGTCGCACGCCAAAGGAACAGCGCATACAGCACAAGCACAATGGCGCACCCCATAAAGCCGAACTGTTCACCAAGCACGCTAAAGATAAAGTCCGTATGTTCCTCGGGCAAAAACGCCAAATTCGTCTGCGTTCCGTTTCCAAAGCCCTTTCCCGTAAGGCCACCCGAGCCGATAGCCGTAAGCGACTGCAACACCTGGTAACCGTCGCCCAGCGGATCGCTCATCGGATCGAGGAATGTGTTCACGCGTTTCTGCTGATGCGGTTCCAACATATTCCACGCCATGCTGCTCGCGTACCCCGCAAGGATATTCGCCATCAAGAAAATGCCGGTAAGGATTTTCGGGAGCCTGCGACGGACCAAGGCAAACACGACCGCACAAATCAAAAGCCCCCAAAGAATCTCGAAGAACATTTCCTGGGAATGCGAGAACAGCACCGAAAGCAGCGGGCTTACCAAAAGGAACATATCCGTAAGCGTAAGCCCCGCGAAAAAGAAACCGACCATCGTCACCGCAATGAACACGAGCGCCGTACTCAGGTCGGGCTGCTTGAGCACCAGGCCAAAAGGGACAATGAACAGGAAAAACGGCACCACGAAAGTCTTCACCTTATAGAGACTCACGGGATGCCTCGAAAGCCAGTAAGAAATGGTCAGCAGGTACGCAATCTTTGCAAATTCCGAAGGCTGCAACTTGAACACGCCAAGGTCTATCCAGCGTCCAGCACCCTTCACCACGTCGCCGGCAAAGAACAGAACGACGCAAAGCAATATGAGCGCAACCACATACAAAGGAACAGCGGCACGTTTCAGCCAGTCAATGCGCACAAAGACAAGCAGCCCGGCAAGGACCATGCCAAATAGGAAATAGAAAATCTGCTTGAACCAGAAAGTATCGATCAACGAGACATCTTCGTTCACCGTCGCCGAATACACGAGCGAAACGCCACAGCTCATCAGGGCGAGCGCAAGCACAATGAACAGCCAGTCGAATTTCAGGGACTGGTCCAGGAATCTTCCGGACTTCACTTTTCGCCCTCCTCATCCATCGCCTTATTTTCGAAGTAGGCCGTCATCACCTTTTTCGCAATCGGTCCGGACACGGCGCCACCGCCACCGGCCGCTTCCATAATCACGGCAACGGCAATTTCAGGATCGTACAGCGGAGCGACCGCGGCATACCACGCATGGGTCTTTTCGCCCTTTTTCCATTCACCGGAGCCCGTCTTTGCACCGACGCGAATTCCGGGAATGGCGCCACGCTTACCGGTTCCACCCGGATGGTTCACCACGGAATCCATCGCCGCAAGGAGAATGCGGTGCGTATATTCCTTCATGTTGCCCGGTCGCACAATTTCGGGTTCATAGCGG from uncultured Fibrobacter sp. includes the following:
- the rodA gene encoding rod shape-determining protein RodA, encoding MKSGRFLDQSLKFDWLFIVLALALMSCGVSLVYSATVNEDVSLIDTFWFKQIFYFLFGMVLAGLLVFVRIDWLKRAAVPLYVVALILLCVVLFFAGDVVKGAGRWIDLGVFKLQPSEFAKIAYLLTISYWLSRHPVSLYKVKTFVVPFFLFIVPFGLVLKQPDLSTALVFIAVTMVGFFFAGLTLTDMFLLVSPLLSVLFSHSQEMFFEILWGLLICAVVFALVRRRLPKILTGIFLMANILAGYASSMAWNMLEPHQQKRVNTFLDPMSDPLGDGYQVLQSLTAIGSGGLTGKGFGNGTQTNLAFLPEEHTDFIFSVLGEQFGFMGCAIVLVLYALFLWRATSICKQSSDPFVTLMVMGASTIFLFHIVVNIAMTIGLMPVTGLPLPFLSYGGSFALTCMVLVGFLLCLRYQARRR
- a CDS encoding ComF family protein, translating into MRWFENVGRFVFGTECLGCGGVAERLDPWLCPDCIKELERESKAGVSPGGDAYSLFPMRPLTRRLVHALKYGGIPGMATYLVRHSSAVRGGFIGEELSMFPKPLYFVPVPLHRARLRERGYNQAEKIASALAVVVGGRVCRWLRRKTFVVSQTKLSKEARERNVSDAFECALPKELPVRGTVVVVDDVFTTGATTSACIAAFGHDFPLPIKVCTLIYDEPASVTADYVADCRMEWNL